A single window of Streptomyces sp. NBC_00464 DNA harbors:
- a CDS encoding MFS transporter, which produces MAESTAQGAGGVTPPAPAAPTHTLLRYFIGARALSIVGDRVADVALPLAVLAASGSAFTAGLVGAAGQLPQVIGALHVGALVDRRERRSLMVAADIVRAVAFVAIGLEAAFGGARLIPLVLLSLLTGIADAVFNTAAGSYIPRLVSGQDLMRANGYVEGSDAAATLAGPAAAGWLLQAFGPMIAFATNTVSFLGSALLLARLPKNKPSAEGPGEDESVLAGLRLIRRDRAQTVLLAGACYMHLLAATAFLPLMVRAEKELDFAPSTTGLIVSAAGIGGLVSSFVLARYCDTPRWPKLLASVLAVNGGAVGLLALFDAPLWLATAVLVLDGASALAFIVVATTRQRITPDAVRGRVLAASSAATATVRLVATVSTGALIDLVGPRPVMVVLAALALPFVLLLAMSRSTHPTEPHSAATEMT; this is translated from the coding sequence TTGGCTGAGTCCACGGCTCAGGGAGCCGGCGGCGTCACGCCGCCGGCTCCCGCGGCCCCCACGCACACTCTGCTCCGGTACTTCATCGGTGCACGAGCCCTGAGCATCGTCGGCGACCGGGTCGCCGACGTAGCCCTCCCACTGGCCGTACTCGCTGCCTCCGGATCGGCATTCACGGCCGGCCTGGTCGGTGCGGCAGGACAACTGCCGCAAGTCATCGGGGCGTTGCACGTCGGAGCGCTGGTCGATCGTCGCGAGCGCCGCAGCTTGATGGTCGCCGCCGACATCGTCCGCGCGGTCGCTTTCGTCGCGATCGGTCTCGAAGCCGCATTCGGCGGGGCACGCCTGATCCCGTTGGTGCTGCTTTCGCTGCTCACCGGGATCGCCGATGCCGTGTTCAACACCGCAGCAGGCAGCTACATACCGCGCCTCGTGTCCGGCCAGGACCTGATGCGCGCCAACGGCTACGTGGAGGGCTCGGACGCCGCGGCCACGCTGGCCGGCCCCGCTGCAGCCGGCTGGCTGCTGCAGGCGTTCGGTCCGATGATCGCGTTTGCCACGAACACGGTCAGCTTCCTCGGTTCGGCTCTGCTGCTCGCACGTCTCCCGAAGAACAAACCGTCCGCGGAGGGACCCGGTGAGGACGAGTCCGTCCTGGCCGGGCTACGGCTCATCCGACGAGATCGCGCGCAGACCGTTCTTCTTGCGGGCGCCTGCTACATGCATCTGCTCGCCGCGACAGCCTTCCTGCCCCTGATGGTACGAGCCGAGAAGGAACTCGACTTCGCCCCCTCGACGACAGGGCTCATCGTCTCTGCGGCCGGCATCGGCGGCCTGGTGAGCAGTTTCGTCCTCGCCCGGTACTGCGACACCCCCCGGTGGCCGAAGTTGCTGGCCAGCGTCCTCGCGGTCAACGGTGGCGCGGTTGGCCTCCTCGCGCTCTTCGACGCCCCGCTCTGGCTCGCCACGGCGGTCCTGGTACTCGACGGCGCTTCGGCGCTCGCGTTCATCGTGGTGGCCACGACTCGCCAGCGCATCACACCGGACGCCGTTCGCGGCAGAGTCCTCGCCGCGAGCTCCGCGGCGACCGCCACCGTTCGTCTCGTCGCCACCGTCAGCACAGGTGCGCTGATCGACCTGGTCGGCCCACGCCCCGTCATGGTCGTCCTCGCAGCCCTGGCGCTGCCGTTCGTTCTTCTGCTTGCCATGTCCCGGTCGACCCATCCGACCGAACCCCACTCAGCCGCAACGGAGATGACGTGA
- a CDS encoding DUF6008 family protein, producing the protein MNAVVSGVDTAAAVILLLWTAAMWLAVALLAWGGRRPVRPWSYRGAVVVIGLGAVGQLGHFQEHIAQAAYWIAHPDAPAWMTPWGDSLARGMGQIDSSKPSLGMEVLHLTGNFNFLAGLVGIMVITHRAVRSLKARKWAKMGVWMQGIHGLEHVVLTLSVALGAGRAIGLSTWFGALPPGTALTTYRVWWHFVANLIGTAIFATALFHLWRERKAVQSGYAPAVPVQDEQVLVDREGLPAEARA; encoded by the coding sequence ATGAACGCGGTCGTGAGCGGTGTCGACACCGCCGCCGCCGTCATCCTCCTTCTCTGGACGGCCGCGATGTGGCTGGCAGTGGCCTTACTCGCATGGGGTGGCCGAAGGCCGGTTCGCCCTTGGTCGTACCGCGGCGCAGTGGTCGTGATCGGCCTGGGCGCGGTCGGCCAGCTCGGCCATTTCCAGGAACACATCGCACAGGCCGCCTACTGGATAGCCCACCCCGACGCGCCGGCCTGGATGACCCCCTGGGGTGACAGCCTGGCGCGCGGCATGGGACAGATCGACTCGTCGAAGCCTTCCCTCGGCATGGAAGTCCTGCACCTCACGGGCAATTTCAACTTTCTCGCGGGCCTGGTCGGGATCATGGTGATCACCCATCGCGCCGTCCGGAGCCTCAAGGCCCGCAAGTGGGCGAAGATGGGTGTCTGGATGCAGGGCATCCACGGCCTTGAACACGTCGTGCTCACTCTGTCCGTGGCCCTGGGGGCCGGCCGTGCCATCGGACTGTCCACCTGGTTCGGCGCCCTCCCTCCGGGAACTGCGCTCACGACTTACCGTGTGTGGTGGCATTTCGTTGCCAACCTGATCGGCACCGCCATCTTCGCCACCGCGCTCTTCCATCTGTGGCGCGAGCGGAAGGCTGTTCAGTCCGGATACGCCCCAGCCGTCCCTGTCCAGGATGAGCAAGTGCTGGTGGATCGAGAAGGACTACCTGCTGAAGCCCGTGCGTAA
- a CDS encoding DUF6423 family protein — MSLAIPGLDVQSRVRARDIQMAASADLKRRVLMISGAIDTKDHDISVSFELPEAGRWQVIKSETNLTDESWLTWQMTAGEGTRFVNDADAMIVSRQFAKTFMTPDQTRITFYDGEVRPGEAVLKMFTIECAKRRGNASHARFQPPPTESPKKVKGLIEEYVANGMPPKPVIEVVIPVTIIG; from the coding sequence ATGTCACTCGCAATTCCCGGCTTAGATGTTCAGTCCCGCGTGCGGGCCCGCGACATCCAGATGGCCGCAAGCGCCGACCTCAAACGCCGTGTCCTCATGATCTCTGGTGCCATCGACACCAAGGACCATGACATCTCAGTGTCCTTCGAGCTTCCCGAAGCCGGACGCTGGCAGGTCATCAAGTCCGAAACCAACCTGACTGACGAGTCGTGGCTGACCTGGCAGATGACCGCCGGTGAAGGCACTCGGTTCGTCAACGACGCCGACGCGATGATCGTGTCTCGGCAGTTCGCCAAGACGTTCATGACCCCGGACCAGACCCGGATCACGTTCTACGACGGTGAGGTCCGGCCCGGTGAGGCCGTACTCAAGATGTTCACCATCGAGTGCGCCAAGCGTCGCGGCAACGCCTCCCACGCACGGTTCCAGCCCCCGCCGACCGAGAGCCCGAAGAAGGTCAAGGGGCTCATCGAGGAGTACGTGGCCAACGGAATGCCGCCCAAGCCGGTCATCGAGGTCGTCATTCCCGTGACGATCATTGGCTGA
- the crgA gene encoding cell division protein CrgA — protein sequence MPKSRIRKKADFTPPPAKQATNIKLTNRSWVAPVMLALFLIGLAWIVVFYVTDGDLPIDSLGNWNIVVGFGFIAGGFGVSTQWK from the coding sequence GTGCCGAAGTCACGTATCCGCAAGAAGGCCGACTTCACGCCCCCTCCGGCGAAGCAGGCAACCAACATAAAGCTGACCAACCGCAGTTGGGTGGCGCCGGTGATGCTGGCGCTGTTCCTGATCGGTCTGGCCTGGATCGTCGTTTTCTACGTGACCGACGGCGACCTGCCGATCGATTCGCTGGGGAACTGGAACATCGTCGTCGGCTTCGGCTTCATCGCCGGCGGCTTCGGCGTCTCGACCCAGTGGAAGTAG
- a CDS encoding insulinase family protein, giving the protein MSALLIRRNSPLAWIRVRLMPSGAAGPRLVAGRVLAELLPGLPVSGVPLYRRLALLGSVLNVEADGQGMVAHITAEPDRIVPTLEALSSALHVTLPAGSLAEARSEAEATWQWERNDSEALADLLADLALHTPPVQWSNLAGTLTAAMEGSTPDWSSPAAVGELSATYVGPHDADAEALLHELVTQQATPAHPFQESAPAASHAHTKLDVVSDGSTLIRLGWHAPRRDHDDFPALAIAARIVGGHHRAWLTQEFRTERGWAYSPWSLLRSGPTHGLWQVSLRVPHAHVKEAVDRTRTLIRTCAPTLAEHHAATAHARTEILQLCSAGDTQVSLLGYWQELGIDPRQEKERWLTALAATTPEDVARAVGRWLDAAPHIALSLG; this is encoded by the coding sequence ATGAGCGCCCTGCTGATCAGGCGAAACTCGCCCCTGGCCTGGATCCGGGTACGGCTGATGCCCTCCGGAGCCGCAGGTCCCCGCTTGGTGGCCGGCCGGGTCCTCGCGGAGCTGCTGCCGGGTCTGCCCGTCAGCGGAGTTCCCCTGTACCGCAGGCTCGCGCTCCTGGGCTCCGTACTGAACGTCGAGGCCGATGGGCAGGGCATGGTTGCCCACATCACCGCCGAGCCCGACCGGATCGTGCCCACCCTCGAAGCCCTTTCGTCGGCCTTGCACGTGACGCTCCCGGCCGGATCACTCGCGGAGGCAAGGAGCGAAGCGGAAGCCACTTGGCAGTGGGAACGCAACGACAGCGAGGCATTGGCCGACCTGCTGGCCGACCTGGCCCTTCACACACCGCCCGTCCAATGGTCCAACCTGGCGGGCACCCTCACGGCAGCCATGGAGGGCAGCACCCCGGACTGGTCCAGCCCTGCCGCGGTCGGCGAGCTGTCCGCCACATACGTCGGGCCCCACGATGCCGATGCGGAAGCACTTCTGCACGAGCTCGTAACGCAGCAGGCAACGCCTGCCCATCCCTTTCAGGAATCCGCGCCGGCAGCCTCACACGCACACACCAAGCTCGATGTGGTGAGCGACGGCAGTACTCTCATACGCTTGGGCTGGCACGCGCCACGTCGTGACCACGACGACTTCCCGGCACTCGCCATCGCAGCGCGCATCGTGGGTGGCCATCATCGGGCCTGGCTGACCCAGGAGTTCCGCACGGAACGCGGCTGGGCCTACTCGCCCTGGTCCCTGCTGCGCTCCGGCCCCACGCACGGCCTGTGGCAGGTTTCCCTTCGTGTTCCGCACGCCCACGTGAAAGAAGCCGTCGACCGCACGCGGACTCTCATACGCACCTGCGCTCCGACGCTCGCTGAACACCATGCTGCGACAGCCCACGCGCGCACCGAAATCCTGCAGCTGTGCTCCGCCGGCGACACACAGGTCTCGCTGCTCGGCTACTGGCAAGAGCTTGGCATCGACCCACGCCAGGAGAAGGAGCGCTGGCTCACCGCGCTCGCAGCCACCACTCCCGAAGACGTCGCGCGGGCAGTGGGCCGTTGGCTGGACGCCGCCCCCCACATCGCGCTGAGCCTTGGATGA
- a CDS encoding JmjC domain-containing protein — translation MGHTGEGGIPGALSATVVDDLLRQGLRADRVAVSKAGRLHHPAEFTHVRTIADQPVADLVDGEKVRRLLDSGATVVLANAEHWVPEATELGSRLSEDVGCEVQAHIFRTGAHHSGLVPHIDGEDNFLLQLAGSKTWSLWARKSTEASQVDPGSLGRPTAEITLEPGDVLYIPLGWIHAATAGGVGSTHVTYQVVPVGLVDALLDQVGDLLEGLLGDQLAAGPAPLSPGVAADLAERIAAASKTGTYRRDRDEQAEQAEIARPPERWPPSTAVVARTP, via the coding sequence GTGGGTCACACCGGAGAGGGCGGCATACCCGGCGCCCTCTCCGCCACGGTGGTGGACGATCTTCTCCGGCAAGGGCTGCGCGCCGATCGGGTTGCCGTGTCCAAGGCGGGGCGCCTTCACCACCCCGCCGAGTTCACCCACGTCCGCACCATCGCCGACCAGCCGGTGGCAGATCTCGTGGACGGGGAGAAGGTTCGCAGGCTCCTCGATTCCGGTGCCACGGTCGTCCTGGCCAATGCCGAGCACTGGGTGCCCGAGGCGACGGAACTCGGCAGCCGACTGAGCGAGGACGTCGGCTGCGAGGTCCAAGCGCACATCTTCCGCACAGGAGCTCACCACTCCGGCCTCGTTCCGCATATCGACGGCGAGGACAACTTCCTGCTCCAACTGGCCGGAAGCAAGACCTGGTCGCTCTGGGCACGGAAATCCACGGAGGCCTCCCAAGTGGATCCGGGCAGTCTGGGCCGACCCACTGCCGAGATCACGCTGGAACCGGGCGACGTGCTGTACATCCCGCTCGGCTGGATCCACGCAGCAACCGCAGGTGGCGTGGGCTCTACCCATGTCACTTACCAGGTCGTACCCGTGGGCCTCGTCGACGCCTTACTCGACCAGGTCGGCGATCTGCTTGAAGGACTACTGGGCGACCAGCTGGCTGCAGGACCCGCGCCGCTCAGCCCCGGCGTGGCCGCCGACCTTGCCGAGCGGATTGCCGCCGCCTCGAAAACTGGCACGTACCGCAGAGACAGGGACGAGCAGGCCGAGCAGGCAGAGATCGCACGGCCCCCTGAAAGATGGCCGCCGTCGACCGCCGTTGTGGCCCGGACACCGTGA
- a CDS encoding M16 family metallopeptidase: MEWVMQPAIRTPDLNEANQRFVTLARVHGNREVLWRALPELPMIGKMLGIRDSVRSGLRVVLHVAPDSEVVSAALAVRVGSRSETSAWSGLAHLAEHVACGADTPGSRALAAAGGMCNAVTQPDFTAYHGYVAAGDGALLLDRLMEVLAVGEVSIERLHNEVSIVADELSAAVDGAVMGGFPWLWLPGSLYSEPEFAHNGYGDMDSLSRVTPEVLARFFGEHYVADNAVLAVCGPDPETLLDRIPVLRRGELSIHSGRLPMVEPGPATVLTAPQQPHRATALAWSLPHMALTAGHLRAAVLGDVLVNQHGGVLEDALRGALETAAYVGPFADPWDVAAPLPFVVEVHHDTQEDAHEVPSAVLAVLKNWDVEEELVVAATRQMATELKQRLADPVTLPKLSVAAQVVHGGVERLAAVPQQLAAVSPEQVRMAAQQLANEPYRILTRGPHA, translated from the coding sequence ATGGAATGGGTGATGCAGCCGGCGATTCGAACGCCAGACCTCAACGAGGCTAACCAGAGGTTCGTGACGCTGGCAAGGGTGCATGGAAATCGTGAGGTCCTCTGGCGTGCACTTCCCGAACTTCCTATGATCGGAAAGATGTTGGGGATTAGGGATTCTGTCCGCTCGGGGCTTCGCGTGGTTCTTCATGTCGCGCCGGACTCCGAGGTCGTCAGTGCAGCTCTCGCGGTCCGGGTCGGGTCTCGCAGTGAAACGTCCGCATGGTCCGGGCTTGCGCACTTGGCCGAACATGTGGCATGTGGTGCGGATACTCCTGGTTCGCGTGCCTTGGCTGCGGCAGGGGGCATGTGCAACGCGGTGACGCAGCCGGATTTCACGGCGTACCACGGTTACGTCGCTGCGGGGGACGGGGCGCTCCTGCTGGATCGGCTGATGGAGGTTCTCGCGGTCGGGGAGGTGTCCATCGAGCGATTACACAATGAAGTCAGCATCGTTGCGGACGAGTTGTCGGCCGCAGTCGACGGGGCGGTGATGGGAGGGTTTCCCTGGCTCTGGCTGCCTGGTTCTCTTTACAGCGAACCGGAATTCGCACACAACGGGTACGGCGATATGGATTCGCTGAGCCGGGTCACACCTGAAGTGCTGGCCCGCTTCTTTGGCGAACATTATGTCGCCGATAACGCGGTGCTCGCGGTGTGCGGACCGGATCCGGAGACGCTGCTTGATCGCATTCCCGTATTGCGGCGTGGGGAACTGTCCATCCACAGCGGAAGACTGCCCATGGTCGAACCCGGTCCGGCAACTGTTCTGACAGCTCCACAGCAACCGCACCGGGCGACCGCTCTGGCCTGGTCGCTGCCGCATATGGCACTCACCGCCGGCCATCTGCGGGCGGCCGTGCTGGGTGATGTGCTCGTGAACCAGCACGGCGGCGTGCTGGAGGATGCACTACGCGGAGCCCTGGAGACGGCCGCATACGTGGGGCCGTTCGCAGACCCCTGGGACGTCGCCGCCCCGCTCCCCTTCGTGGTCGAGGTGCATCACGACACCCAGGAGGACGCCCACGAGGTGCCATCAGCAGTGTTGGCCGTACTCAAGAACTGGGACGTGGAAGAAGAGCTGGTCGTGGCGGCGACGCGACAGATGGCGACCGAGCTCAAACAGCGACTGGCGGACCCGGTTACCTTGCCCAAGTTGTCGGTGGCCGCGCAGGTGGTGCACGGAGGAGTGGAACGGCTGGCCGCGGTGCCGCAGCAGCTGGCCGCCGTATCTCCTGAACAAGTACGGATGGCAGCCCAGCAGTTGGCGAACGAGCCCTATCGGATCCTGACCCGGGGACCACACGCATGA
- a CDS encoding peptidylprolyl isomerase, with the protein MAEQLYATLKTNQGDIEIRLLPNHAPKTVKNFVELATGEREWTHPATGAKSKDRLYDGTVFHRVISGFMIQGGDPLGNGTGGPGYEFGDEFHPDLAFTKPYLLAMANAGPGTNGSQFFVTVSPTAWLTGKHTIFGEVVDPASQKVVDTIVATPTNDRTDRPVQDVVIESVVVEKR; encoded by the coding sequence GTGGCCGAGCAGCTTTACGCCACCTTGAAGACCAATCAGGGCGACATCGAGATCCGGCTTCTGCCGAACCACGCGCCCAAGACGGTCAAGAACTTCGTCGAGCTCGCCACCGGTGAGCGCGAGTGGACCCACCCCGCGACCGGAGCCAAGTCCAAGGACCGGCTCTACGACGGCACCGTCTTCCACCGGGTCATCAGCGGTTTCATGATCCAGGGCGGCGACCCCCTGGGCAACGGAACGGGCGGTCCCGGGTACGAGTTCGGTGACGAGTTCCACCCCGACCTCGCCTTCACCAAGCCGTACCTGCTGGCGATGGCCAACGCGGGTCCGGGCACCAATGGCTCGCAGTTCTTCGTGACGGTGTCGCCGACCGCGTGGCTGACCGGCAAGCACACCATCTTCGGTGAGGTCGTGGACCCGGCGAGCCAGAAGGTGGTGGACACCATCGTGGCCACCCCGACCAACGACCGCACCGACCGCCCGGTGCAGGACGTGGTCATCGAGTCGGTCGTCGTCGAGAAGCGCTGA
- a CDS encoding rhomboid family intramembrane serine protease encodes MDQQPPGSQDPTSPGDGPVGPVSCYRHPDRGTAIRCTRCDRPICPDCMVSASVGFQCPDCVRQGSGTGHHPAASRPRTIAGGRIAADPRLVTKILLGINVAVFLAVLANDTLVNDLALLGRAVYYDGGPPQGVAEGQWYRLVTSMFLHQEVWHIAFNMLGLWWLGGPLEAALGRARYLALYLLSGLAGSALTYWLAAPNQPSLGASGAIFGLLGATVVLMRRLNYDMRPVFTILAINLVITFNPWGGIAWQAHVGGLIAGALIAIGMVHAPRERRNLVQYGTCAVALIVVVLIVVARTAALA; translated from the coding sequence ATGGACCAGCAGCCGCCGGGCAGCCAGGACCCGACCTCACCCGGTGACGGCCCGGTCGGTCCGGTCAGCTGCTACCGCCACCCGGACCGTGGGACGGCGATTCGCTGCACCCGCTGCGACCGCCCGATCTGCCCCGACTGCATGGTCAGCGCCTCCGTCGGCTTCCAGTGCCCGGACTGTGTGCGCCAGGGGTCCGGTACGGGACACCACCCGGCCGCCAGCAGGCCGCGCACGATCGCCGGCGGCAGGATCGCTGCCGACCCCCGGCTGGTCACCAAGATCCTGCTGGGGATCAATGTCGCGGTGTTCCTCGCGGTGCTGGCCAATGACACGCTGGTCAACGATCTGGCGCTGCTGGGCCGGGCCGTCTACTACGACGGTGGCCCGCCCCAGGGCGTCGCGGAGGGCCAGTGGTACCGGCTGGTGACGTCGATGTTCCTGCACCAGGAGGTGTGGCACATCGCCTTCAACATGCTGGGGCTGTGGTGGCTCGGCGGCCCGCTGGAGGCGGCGCTCGGCCGCGCCCGATATCTGGCGCTCTATCTGCTCTCCGGGCTGGCGGGCAGCGCTCTGACCTACTGGCTTGCCGCGCCGAACCAGCCGTCGCTGGGTGCCTCGGGAGCGATCTTCGGTCTGCTGGGCGCCACCGTGGTGCTGATGCGCCGGCTGAACTACGACATGCGCCCGGTCTTCACGATCCTGGCGATCAACCTGGTCATCACCTTCAACCCCTGGGGCGGAATCGCCTGGCAGGCACATGTCGGAGGGCTGATCGCCGGCGCGCTGATCGCGATCGGCATGGTGCACGCCCCACGTGAGCGGCGGAATCTCGTGCAGTACGGCACCTGTGCCGTGGCCCTGATCGTGGTGGTCCTGATCGTGGTCGCCAGAACGGCCGCATTGGCATAA
- a CDS encoding helix-turn-helix domain-containing protein, with translation MDAAQQEATARARDLQRSWYGEPLGALFRRLIDDLGLNQARLAAVLGLSAPMLSQLMSGQRAKIGNPAVVQRVQALQELASQVADGSVSAGEATARMEEIKKSQGGSVLTGTGQTTTQGGAPTVRRVVREIQSLLRSVAAAGDIIDAADSLAPTHPELAEFLRVYGAGRTADAVAHYEGHQN, from the coding sequence ATGGATGCAGCGCAGCAAGAGGCAACGGCCAGAGCCAGGGATCTCCAGCGCAGTTGGTACGGGGAGCCGCTGGGCGCGCTCTTCCGACGGCTGATAGATGATCTCGGCCTGAACCAGGCCCGGCTGGCCGCGGTGCTCGGGCTGTCCGCTCCCATGCTCTCCCAGCTCATGAGCGGCCAGCGGGCCAAGATCGGCAATCCGGCGGTCGTCCAGCGCGTCCAGGCGCTCCAGGAACTGGCCAGTCAGGTCGCGGACGGCAGCGTCAGCGCGGGAGAGGCCACCGCGCGCATGGAAGAGATCAAGAAGTCCCAGGGAGGCTCCGTGCTCACCGGTACCGGCCAGACCACGACGCAAGGCGGCGCCCCCACCGTGCGCCGCGTGGTCCGCGAGATCCAGTCACTGCTGCGGTCCGTCGCGGCCGCCGGTGACATCATCGATGCCGCCGACTCCCTCGCCCCGACCCACCCGGAACTGGCAGAGTTCCTCAGGGTGTACGGCGCAGGGCGCACCGCGGACGCGGTGGCGCACTACGAGGGGCACCAGAACTAG
- a CDS encoding DUF5324 family protein → MTRIDSVRAATDSARDSVQHAAVVVAPYADSAKEQAVHYAHEARTLLAPKVSKAAHQARVQYDAHLAPRLELALAHVPPKVDEAAQRAALRTRQAARSAADYTVPRVEHAIAAAQPVAEEATARSAAALAALRGQVTPKEIRKLARKHERRARCGRAVKGLAVAGLLAGAAYAVWRWWDKQANPDWLVEPPAPTEVDDRDPLTSVDGSDRTILDPEVRAKQSDAEAEGLDAPDGPDPDDRP, encoded by the coding sequence GTGACCCGCATCGACAGCGTGCGCGCCGCAACCGACTCGGCGAGGGACAGCGTGCAGCACGCCGCGGTAGTGGTGGCGCCCTACGCCGACTCGGCCAAGGAACAGGCCGTTCACTATGCGCACGAGGCCCGCACACTGCTCGCGCCGAAGGTGTCGAAGGCAGCTCATCAGGCCCGTGTCCAGTACGACGCACACCTCGCACCACGTCTCGAACTCGCCCTCGCGCACGTGCCCCCCAAGGTCGACGAGGCAGCGCAGCGCGCCGCGCTGCGCACCCGCCAGGCCGCCCGGAGCGCTGCGGACTACACCGTCCCCCGCGTCGAGCACGCCATCGCCGCCGCTCAGCCCGTGGCCGAGGAGGCCACGGCCCGCAGCGCGGCCGCACTGGCCGCTCTGCGCGGGCAGGTGACGCCGAAGGAGATCCGGAAGCTGGCCCGCAAGCACGAACGGCGGGCCAGGTGCGGCCGCGCGGTCAAGGGCCTGGCCGTGGCCGGACTCCTTGCGGGCGCCGCCTATGCCGTCTGGCGGTGGTGGGACAAGCAGGCCAACCCCGACTGGCTGGTCGAGCCCCCGGCCCCCACCGAGGTCGACGACCGTGACCCGCTGACCTCGGTCGACGGCAGCGACCGGACGATCCTGGACCCGGAGGTCCGGGCCAAGCAGTCCGACGCGGAGGCGGAGGGACTGGACGCCCCGGACGGACCGGACCCGGACGACCGCCCCTGA
- a CDS encoding NAD(P)-binding domain-containing protein, which produces MTVFLPPPELLQSPRGRGFTRRPRTAARVDSLPARADVVLVGGGLAALSLAGALWHAGVGDIVIVDREGRLGGQFLRRADTLGQRTLRSPYDHHPGAEGYRDCELLDFARLQWSSLTAVEKREVRMAQAGHRSVVPLDVFEAYVDHVVDAHDLTERLWQGEVREVVPAGTETVVRTTRGDITASAVVLCTGEERASWPGRLPDRVQYWDEPAARTDTTVVVGAGLSGAHAVANGLTNGSHVHWVLRNGSEHYQCADVNASFFRAEGRARFHNTTWEERLELMRRHRKASVMFEFRPTLEKAEAEGRLTVHRGVEIAGLHAGGVDLADGTAVSGDLAVLALGTQPNVGSELLPPDIVGLRDGWPDLDEATLAYRAAPRVHALGAAACMILGPAARNIDGHRVGVSRVAGSILAQIAAGEKERIHA; this is translated from the coding sequence GTGACCGTCTTCCTGCCTCCCCCCGAACTGCTGCAGTCACCGCGTGGCCGTGGATTCACCCGCCGCCCCCGGACCGCAGCCCGAGTCGACTCGCTGCCCGCACGTGCCGATGTCGTCCTGGTCGGCGGTGGCCTTGCTGCCCTGAGCCTGGCCGGAGCCCTGTGGCACGCCGGGGTCGGCGACATCGTGATCGTGGACCGCGAAGGGCGGCTCGGCGGCCAGTTCCTCCGGCGCGCCGACACCCTCGGCCAGCGCACGCTGCGCTCGCCCTACGATCACCACCCGGGAGCGGAGGGGTACCGGGACTGCGAACTCCTCGACTTTGCCCGACTCCAGTGGTCGTCTCTCACCGCCGTGGAGAAGCGCGAGGTCCGCATGGCACAGGCCGGGCACCGCTCCGTCGTCCCTTTGGACGTCTTCGAGGCCTACGTCGACCACGTGGTTGACGCTCACGACCTGACCGAGCGGCTGTGGCAGGGCGAAGTACGGGAAGTGGTTCCCGCCGGCACCGAGACCGTGGTCCGCACGACGCGCGGTGACATCACTGCCTCCGCGGTTGTCCTCTGCACAGGCGAGGAGCGTGCTTCATGGCCGGGCCGGCTGCCCGATCGCGTCCAGTACTGGGACGAGCCGGCAGCCCGAACCGACACCACGGTCGTCGTAGGGGCGGGACTCAGCGGGGCCCACGCCGTGGCCAACGGCCTCACCAACGGCTCGCATGTGCACTGGGTGCTGCGCAACGGGTCCGAGCACTACCAGTGCGCCGACGTCAACGCGTCGTTCTTCCGGGCAGAGGGCCGAGCCCGGTTCCACAACACCACCTGGGAAGAACGGCTCGAACTCATGCGCCGGCACCGCAAGGCCTCGGTGATGTTCGAATTCCGGCCCACGCTGGAGAAGGCCGAGGCCGAAGGGAGGCTGACGGTACACCGCGGTGTCGAGATCGCCGGCCTGCACGCGGGGGGCGTGGACCTGGCCGACGGCACCGCGGTCTCCGGTGACCTTGCCGTCCTCGCTCTGGGAACACAGCCGAACGTCGGCAGTGAGCTGCTACCGCCGGACATCGTGGGTCTGCGCGACGGGTGGCCGGACCTCGACGAGGCAACCCTCGCCTACCGGGCAGCGCCTCGCGTACACGCTCTCGGAGCTGCCGCCTGCATGATCCTCGGGCCGGCCGCGCGCAACATCGACGGGCACCGTGTGGGTGTATCCCGCGTGGCCGGAAGCATCCTGGCCCAGATCGCGGCAGGCGAGAAGGAGCGTATCCATGCTTGA
- a CDS encoding DUF6187 family protein, with protein MLEQPYTTFDLPDQGADPVEEAGLILMGLDSRRILAVLGTASLTEQPGTAMLLVDKAWHRGGVHISFEEAVATGAAHWREHRAALAAADDGTPRSGAPREAWARAHSTVVRALGERMAPTVRACLAVAWFRREELDEVARGD; from the coding sequence ATGCTTGAGCAGCCGTACACGACCTTCGACCTGCCCGACCAGGGCGCCGATCCGGTGGAGGAGGCCGGGCTGATCCTCATGGGCCTCGACTCCCGCAGGATCCTGGCCGTGCTGGGTACCGCCTCTCTCACCGAGCAGCCGGGCACGGCCATGCTGCTGGTGGACAAGGCGTGGCACCGAGGCGGCGTTCACATCTCGTTCGAAGAGGCCGTGGCCACAGGGGCGGCGCACTGGCGCGAGCATCGGGCGGCTCTGGCCGCAGCCGACGACGGAACGCCTCGCTCGGGTGCCCCGCGAGAAGCATGGGCTCGCGCGCACAGCACCGTGGTACGCGCGTTGGGCGAGCGCATGGCACCCACCGTCCGCGCTTGCCTGGCCGTCGCCTGGTTCCGGCGTGAGGAGCTCGACGAGGTGGCCCGTGGAGACTGA